In a single window of the Phycisphaerales bacterium genome:
- a CDS encoding redoxin domain-containing protein translates to MITVWRDHCRRSGARYALVLILFAASAADAQGTGPRIRAPEFSGISGWLNTSEPLRMADLRGQVVLLDFWTYCCINCLHVLPDLAYLAEQFTDAPFVIVGVHSAKFPQEKDATNVRKAVLRHNIRHPVAVDSDLQTWNAYVIRGWPTAVLIDPEGYIVATHFGEGHHDVLVRSIRQLLDLHRRKGTLGAPRRFRPEAAAFQPGVLQFPGKIAVDAARDRLVISDTNHHRVLVCNLAGVVQRILGDGTPGFRDGAATEARFHQPQGVALTPDGATLYVADTGNHALRAVDLATGRVVTIAGTGTQAREIQRRGLRPGSRTPLSSPWDVAIVGDRIFVAMAGPHQLWVYEPASGRIGPWAGTGNEGRRDGPNIQAHFAQPSGLATDGTLLYVADAEISSVRRVETRPRGRTTTVAGSGDLFGFGHRDGTGGTALFQHPKGVALHGETLYVADTFNHLIRTIDLRTGTVTTWLGTGRPERGTGTTIGLFEPGGLAVGGDTLYIADTNHHRILAVDLMTRAAREIAIELSHVDFAREN, encoded by the coding sequence ATGATTACTGTGTGGCGAGACCATTGTCGTCGTTCGGGGGCGCGGTACGCACTCGTGCTCATCCTGTTCGCCGCCTCCGCGGCCGACGCCCAAGGCACCGGGCCGCGCATTCGCGCCCCAGAGTTCTCCGGCATCTCCGGTTGGCTGAACACCTCCGAGCCGCTGCGGATGGCGGATCTCCGTGGGCAAGTCGTGCTGCTCGACTTCTGGACCTACTGTTGCATCAATTGCCTGCACGTCCTGCCCGACCTCGCGTACCTCGCAGAGCAGTTTACAGATGCCCCGTTCGTCATCGTCGGGGTGCATTCGGCCAAGTTTCCGCAGGAAAAGGACGCCACCAATGTTCGCAAGGCCGTGCTCCGCCACAACATCCGCCATCCGGTGGCCGTCGATAGCGACCTCCAAACCTGGAACGCCTACGTGATACGCGGCTGGCCCACGGCTGTGCTGATCGATCCCGAGGGCTACATCGTGGCAACGCATTTCGGCGAGGGACACCACGACGTGCTCGTTCGCAGTATCCGGCAACTCCTAGACCTGCACCGCCGCAAAGGCACGCTGGGTGCACCGCGACGCTTTCGGCCCGAAGCGGCGGCGTTTCAACCGGGGGTGCTGCAGTTTCCCGGGAAAATCGCGGTGGATGCCGCGCGCGACCGGCTCGTCATCAGCGATACCAACCACCACCGCGTGTTGGTCTGCAATCTGGCAGGCGTCGTTCAGCGCATCCTGGGCGACGGCACTCCGGGGTTCCGCGACGGTGCTGCCACGGAGGCCCGCTTCCACCAGCCCCAGGGCGTTGCGCTGACGCCTGACGGTGCCACTCTGTACGTCGCCGACACCGGCAACCACGCCCTGCGAGCGGTCGATCTTGCTACGGGGAGGGTGGTCACTATCGCCGGCACAGGCACGCAGGCGCGCGAAATTCAGCGGCGCGGTCTGCGCCCCGGCTCCCGCACACCCCTCAGCTCTCCCTGGGATGTTGCCATCGTGGGCGACCGGATCTTTGTCGCGATGGCCGGACCGCATCAGCTCTGGGTCTACGAGCCGGCCTCCGGGCGCATCGGGCCATGGGCCGGAACAGGCAACGAAGGCCGCCGCGACGGACCGAACATCCAAGCGCACTTTGCGCAACCCTCCGGACTCGCAACCGACGGCACTTTGCTCTACGTCGCAGACGCCGAGATTTCCTCCGTGCGACGCGTGGAAACGCGCCCGCGCGGCCGTACAACCACGGTTGCAGGCAGCGGCGACCTTTTCGGTTTCGGCCACCGTGACGGTACGGGCGGCACGGCCCTGTTTCAGCATCCGAAGGGCGTCGCGCTGCACGGCGAAACCCTCTATGTGGCGGATACCTTTAACCACCTCATCCGCACGATCGACCTGCGAACCGGGACCGTGACAACCTGGCTGGGCACAGGTCGACCGGAACGGGGCACCGGCACGACGATCGGACTGTTTGAGCCGGGCGGACTCGCCGTCGGGGGGGATACGCTCTACATCGCGGATACGAACCATCACCGTATCCTTGCGGTCGACCTCATGACGCGTGCGGCTCGTGAGATCGCGATCGAGTTGTCGCACGTAGATTTCGCGCGCGAGAACTGA
- a CDS encoding TetR/AcrR family transcriptional regulator, translated as MRAESTIIALGRATALYERAAFFQGRSRERLLALAEADELFFRLFPYHYRSLQLVRVASQLSRGAENSTDHLRRCESRMVALLTGVIGAAQQCGDLVLPARPQTGELAFSLWALVFGTRALLNTSVATVQLGIHAGFDVTRDTIALLLDSLGWRPLTMEWDYTATQVRIRHELFAQEWQEALVA; from the coding sequence ATGCGTGCTGAATCCACCATCATTGCTTTGGGGCGTGCCACCGCGTTGTACGAACGAGCGGCCTTCTTTCAAGGCCGTTCCCGGGAGCGATTACTCGCCCTTGCAGAAGCGGATGAACTGTTCTTCCGATTGTTTCCCTACCACTACCGCTCCCTACAGCTTGTGCGCGTCGCCTCACAGCTATCCAGGGGCGCAGAAAACTCCACCGACCACTTACGCCGGTGTGAGAGTCGTATGGTGGCGTTGCTCACGGGCGTCATCGGCGCTGCGCAGCAGTGTGGAGACCTGGTCCTGCCCGCCCGGCCACAGACCGGCGAGCTGGCTTTCTCGCTCTGGGCCCTCGTATTCGGAACCCGTGCACTGCTCAACACTAGCGTCGCCACGGTGCAGCTAGGAATTCACGCGGGGTTTGATGTCACGCGCGATACGATTGCACTGTTGCTCGACAGTCTTGGGTGGCGGCCACTGACAATGGAGTGGGACTATACCGCTACACAAGTGCGTATTCGGCATGAGTTGTTCGCACAGGAATGGCAGGAGGCCCTTGTGGCCTGA
- the phrB gene encoding deoxyribodipyrimidine photo-lyase yields the protein MRVLVWLRSDLRVVDNAALRMAAQDATDGVLAAFLLQPQQWREHDWADIKVAFLLRNLRELRAALEKLRIPLLIRTVADFGKTPAAMQQLVREYACDAVYWNHEYEWNEGKRDAAVAYACGRAGVKTRAFHDQTIVPPAALQTGQGDFYSVFSPYRRAWLRHVDEHALGEVLPAPRRQPELAAEPDDLPDRVPGFNADRDRADLWPAGPKAAEKLLEDFVAARLRTYHEQRDTPAAGGTSRLSPYLALGVISPRQCAAAAREANADRLDGPHRGPTVWISELIWREFYRHVLVGFPRVSRHRPFKPDTDRLPWRQDEEVFSAWCDGRTGVPIVDAGMRQLRATGWMHNRLRMITAMYLTKDLFIDWRWGERHFMHHLIDGDLASNNGGWQWSASTGTDAAPYFRIFNPYAQSQRFDPDGAFIRAYVPELRGLSAREIHAPAELPELVRVTLDYPAPLVDHSTARAAILAAFKQLSG from the coding sequence ATGAGGGTGCTGGTATGGCTGCGGTCCGATCTGCGCGTGGTGGACAACGCGGCGCTGCGCATGGCGGCGCAGGATGCAACCGACGGCGTACTGGCCGCTTTCCTGTTGCAGCCGCAGCAGTGGCGAGAACACGACTGGGCGGACATCAAGGTGGCGTTTCTGCTGCGAAATCTGCGAGAGCTGCGGGCGGCGCTCGAGAAACTGCGGATTCCGCTGCTGATTCGCACGGTAGCCGACTTTGGCAAGACGCCCGCGGCCATGCAGCAGCTTGTCCGCGAGTACGCCTGTGATGCCGTGTATTGGAATCACGAATACGAGTGGAATGAGGGCAAGCGCGACGCGGCTGTGGCCTACGCCTGCGGGCGCGCCGGAGTGAAAACGCGGGCGTTTCACGATCAGACGATCGTTCCGCCCGCAGCCCTACAGACCGGCCAGGGTGATTTTTACAGCGTCTTCTCTCCCTATCGCAGGGCGTGGCTGCGGCATGTCGATGAACACGCGCTTGGAGAGGTGCTGCCCGCGCCACGCCGTCAGCCCGAACTTGCGGCTGAACCCGATGATCTTCCGGACCGGGTGCCCGGTTTCAACGCTGATCGGGATCGTGCCGATCTCTGGCCGGCTGGGCCGAAAGCCGCCGAGAAGCTGCTGGAAGATTTCGTGGCCGCACGGCTACGCACGTATCACGAGCAGCGCGACACACCGGCGGCTGGGGGAACGAGTCGGCTGTCGCCCTATCTGGCCCTCGGTGTGATCAGCCCGCGGCAGTGTGCCGCGGCCGCGCGGGAGGCGAATGCCGACCGGTTGGATGGTCCGCACCGGGGACCGACGGTGTGGATCAGTGAGCTCATCTGGCGCGAGTTCTACCGTCATGTGCTGGTGGGTTTTCCGCGCGTCAGTCGCCATCGGCCCTTCAAGCCGGATACCGACCGCCTGCCGTGGCGCCAGGATGAGGAGGTCTTTTCGGCATGGTGCGACGGCCGTACGGGCGTGCCGATCGTGGATGCGGGTATGCGGCAGTTGCGGGCGACCGGCTGGATGCACAACCGGCTGCGGATGATCACGGCGATGTACCTGACGAAGGATCTGTTCATCGATTGGCGCTGGGGTGAACGGCACTTCATGCATCACCTGATCGACGGCGACCTGGCGAGCAACAACGGCGGCTGGCAATGGTCGGCCTCAACGGGCACCGATGCGGCCCCCTACTTTCGCATCTTCAATCCATACGCGCAGTCGCAGAGATTTGATCCCGACGGCGCTTTCATTCGGGCCTATGTGCCCGAGCTGCGCGGCCTGTCCGCCCGCGAAATTCACGCCCCAGCGGAACTCCCGGAGCTTGTGCGTGTGACGCTGGACTATCCCGCGCCCCTCGTTGACCACTCCACGGCGCGCGCGGCCATACTCGCAGCGTTCAAACAACTGAGCGGCTAG
- a CDS encoding cryptochrome/photolyase family protein → MSARRTRTQGQAGNKSLVAAWRPLRVRGAVRRLLLVLGDQLDGEAPVLQDLDSRHDAILMVEAAEEAEHVPSHRQRTVAFLATMRHFALERAQAGYRVEYVELDDLPNSGVLAEEVGRAVERLRPAQLDFVRPGEWRILESLEVLGAELGVPLRMHEDPHFYLAPQEFATWASGRKTLVLEHFYRAMRRRFDVLVDEDGQPEGGTWNFDRENRRPYREAAPPPPPHRFEPDAVTRGVMRLVNERFPAAPGRMVSFRWPVTPAAARQALEDFVRHRLPRFGDYQDAMVTGAPWMFHSLLSVPLNLKLLNPRVAVAAAIEAYEEGHAPLNAVEGFVRQLIGWREFIRGVYWLAGPWYGKRNALGQHGLLPNLYWTGATEMHCLRQCVGEVLEHGFGHHIQRLMVTGNFALIAGVNPRAISDWYLAMYVDAVDWVTLPNTLGMVMHADGGMVGTKPYAASGRYIERMSDYCRGCRYRPGARTGADACPFTVFYWDFLLRNEDRLRGNRRMALPLKNVARFEARERREIRSHADALRAELGIGAVERSRE, encoded by the coding sequence ATGAGCGCCCGGCGTACGCGGACCCAGGGGCAGGCGGGAAACAAGTCACTGGTTGCGGCGTGGCGCCCCCTCCGCGTGCGGGGCGCGGTTCGCCGCCTGCTGCTTGTACTCGGAGATCAGCTCGACGGGGAAGCGCCGGTGCTGCAGGACCTGGACTCGCGGCACGATGCGATCCTCATGGTGGAAGCCGCGGAAGAAGCTGAGCATGTGCCCAGCCACCGGCAACGAACGGTCGCCTTTCTCGCGACAATGCGGCACTTTGCGTTGGAACGTGCCCAGGCGGGCTATCGGGTGGAGTACGTCGAGCTCGACGACTTACCCAACAGTGGAGTGCTCGCCGAGGAAGTCGGGCGTGCCGTGGAACGGCTGCGCCCGGCGCAACTTGACTTTGTGCGTCCGGGCGAGTGGCGCATTCTGGAATCCCTCGAAGTGTTGGGGGCCGAACTCGGCGTACCCCTGCGCATGCACGAGGACCCGCACTTCTATCTCGCGCCGCAGGAGTTTGCCACCTGGGCGAGTGGGCGCAAGACCCTCGTGCTGGAGCACTTCTACCGCGCGATGCGGCGGCGCTTCGACGTTCTGGTCGATGAGGACGGTCAACCCGAAGGGGGCACCTGGAATTTCGACAGAGAGAATCGCCGGCCCTACCGCGAAGCTGCCCCGCCTCCGCCGCCGCACCGCTTCGAGCCCGATGCCGTCACAAGGGGCGTCATGCGCCTGGTGAATGAGCGTTTCCCGGCGGCCCCCGGCCGCATGGTTTCGTTCCGTTGGCCGGTGACGCCGGCTGCCGCCCGGCAGGCGCTCGAGGACTTCGTACGACACCGGCTGCCGCGTTTCGGTGATTACCAGGATGCGATGGTCACCGGCGCGCCGTGGATGTTTCACTCGCTGCTGTCGGTGCCGTTGAACCTGAAGCTGCTGAATCCACGCGTCGCGGTTGCGGCGGCGATCGAAGCGTATGAGGAAGGCCACGCGCCGCTCAACGCCGTGGAGGGGTTCGTGCGACAACTGATCGGTTGGCGCGAGTTCATTCGCGGCGTGTACTGGCTGGCTGGGCCGTGGTATGGCAAGCGAAACGCCCTGGGCCAGCACGGGTTGTTACCCAATCTGTATTGGACGGGGGCTACGGAGATGCATTGCCTGCGACAGTGTGTCGGTGAAGTGCTCGAACACGGTTTCGGCCACCACATTCAACGGTTGATGGTAACCGGCAATTTCGCCCTCATCGCTGGCGTGAACCCGCGAGCGATCAGCGACTGGTACCTCGCGATGTACGTCGATGCGGTGGATTGGGTCACCCTGCCCAACACGCTCGGCATGGTGATGCACGCGGATGGCGGCATGGTGGGCACCAAACCCTATGCGGCCAGCGGGCGGTACATCGAGCGGATGAGCGACTACTGCCGCGGTTGCCGCTACCGGCCCGGTGCGCGGACCGGGGCGGATGCTTGTCCGTTCACGGTGTTCTATTGGGATTTCCTGCTGCGCAATGAGGACCGGCTGCGCGGGAATCGGCGCATGGCGCTGCCGCTCAAGAATGTGGCACGGTTCGAGGCGCGTGAGCGGCGCGAGATTCGCAGCCACGCAGACGCGCTGCGAGCGGAGTTGGGTATCGGAGCCGTGGAGAGGAGTCGGGAATGA
- a CDS encoding SDR family oxidoreductase: MAWPASDSGSEARSGPRTTVFVTGATGYIGGRLVPRLLAAGYRVRCLARSAGKIAVRTWANHPHVEIVTADARDRAALAAALRGCTAAYYLIHSMIVAGRTYAELDRRLAEGFAHAAEAAGVGRMIYLGGLGETGAGLSEHLRSRRDVERVLAETTVPVTVLRAAMIIGSGSASFEILRYLVERLPLMVTPRWVQTECQPIAVRDVLFYLVACLDTPATIGRTLDIGGADVRTYRELMQGMAAARGLSRRIILAVPVLAPKLSSLWIHLVTPLSHDIARPLAEGMKNRVVCRNDDAQKLMPRKLLTAREAIEVALGRIATHEVETAWSDAGPIAGDPDWAGGKVFIDERSTPVAAPPLEVYRAVCRIGGGQGYYSSDWLWRLRGWLDRLAGGPGLRRGRRNPEMVVYGDALDFWRVTAAEPGRRLQLRAEMKLPGEAALEFRIEPLGTTGSRLVQSARFKPRGLLGLAYWYTVLPLHHYVFSGMLQGIRRTAENLFAAAPPEAVA; encoded by the coding sequence ATGGCATGGCCGGCGAGCGACTCTGGATCGGAGGCGCGGTCGGGTCCGCGCACGACAGTCTTTGTGACCGGCGCCACCGGCTATATCGGGGGGCGGCTTGTGCCGCGCCTCTTGGCGGCGGGCTACCGGGTGCGCTGTCTCGCGCGCTCCGCGGGCAAGATTGCGGTGCGCACCTGGGCGAACCACCCGCACGTCGAGATCGTGACGGCCGACGCCCGTGATCGGGCGGCCCTGGCCGCGGCGCTGCGCGGCTGTACCGCAGCGTATTATCTCATTCATTCGATGATTGTGGCTGGACGTACCTACGCAGAACTGGATCGGCGCCTCGCAGAGGGTTTCGCACACGCCGCGGAGGCGGCCGGTGTCGGGCGGATGATCTATCTGGGTGGGCTGGGCGAGACGGGGGCCGGGCTCAGCGAGCACCTGCGCTCGCGCCGCGACGTGGAGCGTGTGCTCGCGGAGACGACGGTCCCTGTGACTGTGCTGCGAGCCGCGATGATCATCGGCTCGGGCTCGGCGTCGTTTGAAATTCTGAGATATCTGGTCGAACGATTGCCGCTTATGGTGACGCCGCGCTGGGTGCAGACGGAATGCCAGCCCATCGCCGTGCGGGACGTGCTTTTCTACCTTGTGGCGTGCCTCGACACCCCCGCAACGATCGGCCGTACACTCGATATCGGGGGGGCGGATGTACGCACCTATCGAGAGTTGATGCAGGGGATGGCCGCCGCCCGGGGGCTCTCCCGGCGCATCATTCTGGCTGTGCCGGTGCTGGCGCCCAAACTGAGTTCGCTGTGGATCCACCTGGTCACGCCGTTGAGCCATGACATTGCGCGCCCCCTGGCGGAGGGCATGAAGAACCGGGTCGTGTGTCGCAACGACGATGCCCAGAAGTTGATGCCGCGCAAGCTGCTTACAGCGCGCGAAGCGATCGAAGTGGCGCTGGGGCGGATCGCGACACACGAGGTAGAGACCGCCTGGAGCGATGCCGGGCCGATTGCCGGCGATCCGGACTGGGCCGGTGGGAAAGTCTTCATCGACGAACGCAGCACGCCGGTTGCGGCGCCGCCGCTGGAGGTCTACCGGGCGGTCTGCCGAATCGGCGGTGGTCAGGGCTACTACTCGTCCGACTGGCTCTGGCGGCTGCGCGGGTGGCTGGATCGACTGGCAGGTGGCCCCGGATTGCGACGCGGACGGCGCAACCCGGAGATGGTGGTCTACGGAGATGCACTCGACTTCTGGCGCGTGACGGCGGCAGAACCCGGCCGTCGACTCCAATTGCGGGCGGAGATGAAATTGCCTGGAGAGGCGGCGCTGGAGTTCCGGATCGAACCGCTCGGGACGACGGGTTCGCGACTGGTACAATCCGCCCGCTTCAAGCCGCGCGGGTTGCTGGGGCTGGCATACTGGTACACGGTGCTGCCACTACATCACTACGTCTTTTCGGGCATGCTGCAGGGAATTCGGCGGACGGCGGAAAATCTGTTCGCCGCCGCGCCACCGGAGGCGGTCGCATGA